The sequence ATCATTATATAAAGTTTATGTGAACATTCTTAAAAACACTGTGTTCTCACTGgtgaaaatgcataaaaatcTTGGGAGTTTCTCACTAGTTTACCTTTAATTTTCCACCCTAACTCCAGACCAAGAACATAGGTTTCCCTAACCTAATCTGTTTCATTTCAGCCAAAatgtgagcacagctgggaggttTAGATACCTAAACTTGtgtaaaaatcaaaacacaaacaaacaaaaaaaagaagggctcttttcttttattgttcAGACAAATGGATTCTACTCTCCCTGTTTGCTGCCCATGCTGTGTGCACTGGTGTGAGGCActtcagctgagctgtgggctgtgtcacctccctgcgGGAACACTCCTTATCTCCTCAGAGGTATTCCACTGGTGTTTCCTTCTTGAGCCCTAACAGCATGATGGCTGGAGTAGAAAGCTACTACAACCTAGTTTCCATTACTGAAACTGGGTAGGAAAGTAACAAAAAACTATAGTCAGCACAGAGGCTAAGGGGGGATGAAGTGAAGGATGAAGCAGGGTAGAAAGTATGGAGAATTATAGGGAGAAAATGCAGTTGCTGCTCCCTGGATTGAATGAGGTCAATATGCCTGACTTCCCAAAAATAATACACACTAAGGGTGCCTAAAGAGAGGGTGGACTGGAGACACCATGGCCAGGGTCTGTCCAAAAGGATTTTGGGGCAAGAAAGGATTTTGGGGCAAGAGGGGGAACATGGTGATACCTTGTAGCTGATAAGCAATGTAACATCTGTCAgccaaggaaggaaaaagatttCCTGCTGTTGAACTGTGGCAAAATCACAGATGCCCACCTCCATTCCAAAGTTTACCTTGGATGCAAGACTGATGTATGGCTCCAGCCTCAAAGGTCACCTCAGATGTAATACTGACATTACCCACCTCCAAAGTGCAACCACCCCCCAGTGAACATGATGCATGACTAGAGTCACTCAAGCTCCAGCTGAACGTAAAAATAGTGTAAGAGTAAGTTAAAAATGGCATAAATAGAGGGAAGACTCCCTTGTTGGGAATTAGAGCTGGTTAGTATATTGCTTTAAGTACATTTTTGCAGCCAGATACTACCACCAGCAATCCTGTCAAGAGTTTTCTATTGTATTACTAAAGGAGGGCTATTCCATAAACTGGTAAAGTGAGTCCTTCAAGGGCACTTAACAGCAGGTAACATATTTGACTGTGGATAACCAGGAGGGGGTGCCTGTTATGCTGTTGTGTCCTGAATTTGTCCCTGAATCTTGCCTGGGGCACCAAGAGACCAACTAAAGGTGTGGAGGTCCAGGAGGGGCCTCTCTGTTTGCATGTGAGCCAAGCAGGTCAGCTGAACCACCCTCACATCAagtgggctgctcagggaagggtAACAGGCACTGACAGACTGGTGAGGCACAAGGGTCTCAGGTAACCTGGGGCACTGACACACAAATCAGACTGAAAGGGCTGGAGAAAACCTCCCCTTTCACGTGGCAATGCTCCTTGAGCTTTAGAAATACCTTTCTCTGAACATCTGATTTCATGTTTACAATTCATGCTAAGAGATTAAAGAATTACAGTAAGAAATGCttatcacatttttatttattcagatAAATTCAAAAAGTTTAGTAATAGGATCTTACCTTATTTTAAGTGGAAAAACTTCCCAGATGTCTGGGAAATGTTTGTTACAGGAACagtaatggatttttttcagaatacttctttcttttaatcATTTAATCATTTCTGAAATGTTAATTTCATATGGATTTATCCAATGACAAGTATAGCAGAGACAAGGAGACAATTAAATTTCATCAGAACAGCTTGTTAATTTAAGTAAATTCTGTAGAGGaactataattttaaaaatcttcaggAAAGGAGGATGGGCCACCAGAGCACAACTATGAGTCAGTAGTGCTATCAATGTCTTCAATACTGATAGATGCAATTTGACAGATTTGTTGTGAATTTATGTTAACAAAATCAGTGACTGGTATTTCAGAAGAGAAAGCTTTTTTCAATTCTTAGAACAATCTGTTCTCTGCAATATTGTCTTTCTAGATTAAAAAAGTCTGCCATTTAATAGGAGACCATATTGAGGACAAAGTGAGTGCTCACACTGCAATATTGGTGAAAACATTCATTAAAACAGAGCTGGTTCACAGGTACATACTGTCAGGACTGTGGATTCAAATCTTCctattaatttcagaaaaactttgtttttttcttgaaaaagcctttcagatatttaaaaaactGGTCCAGATGACCAAGTAAGGCATTTCCTGTATTCTTCTCACTGAGATTTGTAATAAATAGTGTACTTTGACTTCGATTCCTGGACCACTTGTTTTAACTGATGAAATAAATAGCACATCTGTGAATGCACACACAAATTTTCGAGTATTGAACAAGACTCAACTGCCTTCTTCCTGAAGAAAGCTTCTAAGATCTGTGGCTTATGGCAATGTCTGACTGTGTCagacaaattaaaattttgtaagATGCCATGAAAGCAATAGTTAAACACATTTATGTTACAATGCCTAAGCTACAGATGCTCTACCCAAAAGCATCCCTTCAGGATGTTTCTTTCACACCTCTGGCAGTGACAACATTGTATTTTTTCTCTCACACCCCCCACTGTATGATTATAAAGTTACTTCTCCCCCTTCTAAATCCCATCTTTTAAATTCACAGTTGTTGAGTGCATGGTGTCTAGTAAAAGTATTTAGTTCCAAACTCAGCTCCTCTAATTAATGAGCTTGTCTGCTACCAGTAAGAGAGTCATACTcctagaatagaaagaaaacaatatgcAGGCTTCCTCACCCTTATCTCTCTGTAAGCAACCAAATCTTATTTTGCATATGTGAGTGATCCAAATAACACACAGCAGCTGAGACACCTTAATGAGTTGTGACAATTCTGCCAAATAAAAAAGCTGGAATATTTATAGTGCGAGCTTGCTGGTATGTTTGACTTCTACAATGCATCATCCATTCCTCTCAGTCAGTCACATTCTTCCCCTCTGAATTTTTTAACATGCTGTTGACTCAATCAACACCACCTCTACATGTTCAGTACTATTTAACAGATGTGTCACAATTAGCTTTTTACTTGGCTGCTGGAAAGAATGCTAATTACTTGTATAAACCAATCCTGCGATAAGATAAAATACTTTACTGCTTTGCATTTCTATTTGCCATTTTCTACTTCAGTGGAAGTCATGTACTGCTCATACACATCCCTCACTACCAGTCTGTACTGCTGCCTCCATACAGTGCACAACCACAGTGCAGCTGAGGGCTGCCTCAGTAAGTTGGCGCCCTGTTCACTTGACCTGCTGTGATACCAGCACTCTGAACCCCCACATTTTATGTAAAGGTTCCACCCACCTACACGTATTTCATCTGCAAGATTGCACATTAGTCCAGTTTTCATGACAAGTCTCACAGCCAGCTTtgtatattaaaagaaataaatatgtgcAATGTAACTGCAATCACTGGCAATCCAAACCtttacttcttaaaaaaaaaaacaaaaaacaacccaacttTTCAATGTAAAATGTCAGATGCTCTTATTCAATAAAGTAACAAACAATTACTACAGATTTTGGAAGAAATTACTTGTAATTAGTCTTagctctggctgctccacaTTCTCAAGAAACAAAGTACAGGGACTCCATTATTTCCCAAATCTAAACACCAAGTCACTGACTATAAGTCTTCTAAAACATCGTACTAGACCTAAAATCCCTTGTCCAGTACTATTTATAGTATTTTGGAAAAGGAGATACAGCACAGCATGCTTTCTGTTTAAACCACACAAAAAGGTAACAGAAGTAAAAGTAAACTTGGGAAATTGAGTTtggatttttcagaaagcagTGAAACAGTTTTACAAGGCTGCCTGCTGGGTTCCAGAGCTGCACCCTAAATACAAGTACTGAGTTTTTTTCCGAATAGGATTTGGTATCAAAACTTGAAGGGGTCAGAAATAAGCTTTAACTCCATCCAATTGAGACAGTTCAGTTGTTGTCACCTTACGGATATTTTCATGACAAAATGTAGTAAATCTGCCACTTCAAGCAGGAAATCAGTTATATGAAGTCTTTATGGCTAACAGCATTCAGTAACTGTCAGCATAATATTCTCCTTTATGTGAGgcacaaaaggaaacaaatttgAAGACTTCAAAATACTTAGAatacagcaatttttaaaaaagtatttagaACTGTTGACTATAACAAGCAGCAAAGACTACATTATCATCATAGGCTCACAATACATAAGCAGGAAATTAGTTAGTAAGcttcccaccattcccagaAACACATCCATATTGCATAGCATTTGATGATGGCCAGTTCAAATTATTACTCTGATTTAGTCCACTGCTGAACTTTTACAAAGAGTCCATCAAATTAAGCTACACCGGTTTCACCAGTTATAGGTATTTGCATGGcatatttctggaaaaaaaaaaaatctaatagaAAGTCACTGTGCCAAGGAGGAGACCCAAAGCTACCACTaccacagaaaagcagcatccTCGGTCATAGCAGACTATTATGATCTTGATATGCAACCAAATTATATAATGAGGCTTACAGAGGATGCCCAGCAGACAGAGAAACCAAGTAAGGAAATACACTGGCTGGGGCAATTTTCTATTTATCTCTGTACCTTATTCTCATCTAGCTCTAAGCTACTACACGACACAGGAAGATGTATACTATACTCTGGAAATGTAATGTAAGGTTATGATCCACTAATGACTGTGAAGCACATGGATAgccaaaaagaaatttcttagTACATTAAAATATCCAGTAAGTTTCTGTTGGGATCTGACTCTCTTCTGTGGTTAGTTACTTACAATGGCATCAATCTGTTCAAGGGTCTTCATGAACTGCTCTGCAGTTCCTTTTATCCTCTTGTCCAGCTGTTTTAGTGCTTCTGCTTGGAGATCCTTTGCTAAAAAtccctgaagaagaaaaaacaaaattatactAATACCCTACACAATACTCACCTTAGAAAATCTGTCAATCCACAAGAgcagaaaacatattttactatttctgtattttcaagcATGATAGGGACTCCAATCTTAATTTGTATTCTTCTGTATTTTATCAATTCTTGACATGGTAAATGTAAGATATGTTAGGTTTACTAAAATGATAAACATCTAATAGACCTTCTTCTTCCAGATATAAAGAATGTAAGTTATCCCATATGAAACAATATTTACCATTTTCCAAACATTGCCATGTTTCTATTTTGCAAATTCATAAATGGCATTTGGAATTCACTAGAATTATTACTGACTCTTGGACATTTAGGAGGGACAGCTATTACTGATTACTCAAAACCTCCaaactgttttgtttgggttttttttacatagAAATACCTACAAAACTGCTTTGCAAAGATATAAAATGATACAAAACTGGCATACCTTCTGGATACTTGTGAACTCTTTATTAACTTCCTCTAACTTATTAGCTATTTGCTCCACTGACTTCTCCAAATCTTTTAACTTCTTTAATTCAGCCTCTTCTTCTGGACTATTCTGTGTATTCAAAAGTACAACATTCACAACTAAGGAACAAATAAAGATACAATGCAGCTAAAAACCAGCAGTGCTGATACAGACATAAAGGTTTCTGAGGGTTTAGAATACACACTACACTGTGGCTATTCTTTCCATATTTAAATAACTACCAAATCAGCTTCTTCCAAAGCTTAATTACAAATATATTTCCATCAGCAATGTATATAAACACAATTAATGAGAttaatttgaaggaaaaaggagaagtgcaattttttgtttctttttgtcagcttATCATTTCTAAAGTATAGGCAATATTTACATCATAAGAGTATTACCTCATCCTCAATTTGCAAAACCAGCCACAAATCATTTCACAAGAAATGACCTAGAGGATCAAGGCTCAGGAGCTACAGTTGGGAAAgtttttttaaaccagaaaaataagaTGAGCACATAATGTCATCAGTGCACAGAAAGCTCATGAGTACTGACCACAGATTAGGCAGAGTCCTGTCAATAATGTAAAGCAGAAGCCAGTCAATAATGTCATTTCAGAAAAGTACAAACTGCAGTTGTTTGCAGTGTAACATGAGACTGAACTCAATTTTGTGGATAGGTATACAAAATTAAGTTAATGCTCCAGCTTGTTTCTGTGTCCAGCAGCTGACTTAGTGACAAAAATGATGATAgcttaaggggaaaaaaggtcCAAAGCATGCTTACCCTTTTCCCAATCAACATGACTTTGCAACCATTTTTAACACCAAGTGCTGATAATGGTTGTTCCAATTCTTTCAGAGACTTTCCTAAACAAAGaacaagggaggaaaaaacagtTTAAGTACAGTTGGTGgcataagaattttttttaaagacattcaAAACACGGACATGTGATGAAAGCTCATCATCTATAAGAAACATGGTAGATTTAGAAGTTACCTTTGTATATCAGTTTCTGAAAAGGAACTGGAACCCCAGTGACTTGTTCAATAAGTACAGCCATGTCTTGTAGTGTAGGTTCACCACCTTCTCGTTGGGAAGCAACTTGAATACTGTGCTTTTCATTGCCTAGGAGAAAAAGAGAGTAACAGTAACACTTATTTTGTAACCTAGAAAATATTACAGAGAGACTCCATCTCTAATACTTATTACCATTAATGCAGAAAGTTCTCAAATGACAGGCTCTCATGTGGAATCATAATTTTCAATCAAATTATTCTACCACACTCCTCTTGAAGTGACTGACCTCAGCTGAAAATTTTGGTTTACACTGGAATAACCTGAAGAGTTCAATGGGGTGTATTTTACTGGTGTAATTTAGCTCCTGCTAAATATTATTCcctatttctttttaagagTACAGATGGTGTCCAGACATCCCACAAGCTAAAGTATGAAAGCCCACACCATCCTGATGTATCCCACTTCCTACTTGAGTCTTTGGTATCTGAGACAATTATCACTTCCTTTGCTCCCTTCTTCTCAAACATGAGAAACAAGCAATCATTGTCTACCCTTTCATCTCCACCACCAAGCAGAGAGAATTCTCAGAGTACAAAAACTGCTTCTCCCCATATACTACTGATAAGCAGACATAACCACTTGGAGAAGTCCCAGCTTATCTGTCACCTTCCACTTCCTATTCAGACTCCCAAAGATTAACTTGCATGCAAACAGGAGGTAGTTCTTAGGGGAAGAAAGGAGTATGCCTATTAATCTCTGCTTTGCAACAGACCCTTTCTACCACCCTCTGCTCCCACACACATCAAGTCTGTCAAGCTGAAAGCACCCACAGGAATCAACCACCTCTGGCTGCAAGGGAAATCAAACCAGACATTTTTTACTCTGCAGGAAGAGAGAACTTAACACAtgtaacagaagaaaaaccatACTCACACCACTAATTTAAAGTGCACATATCTTTTACAAAGGAGAGTGCtagaaaaattgattttaaaatgcacCAGGCTCCCACAGTCACATGACAAGTGACACTATAtcctcaaatattttaaagcttcaACAAAATTTGTTATTCCAAGACAACTTTAAGCTTAAAATCACATTATGCCCCTCTCACCCAAGCACTTTCCATAAACAGTCCTTCTTAGCAGattgttttgggggaaaaaaaaccccacaacctcAATACATTTCAAAAGGTCATTTTGATATATACAACTGCTTTGTAGAAGGGCTCTGCCCATGAGcaattgagagaaaaaaaaaaacaaacactaactgagggaaaaaacagaTGAAGTTTGTGTAACAATAGAACCAATTTAATTACAAATTATGAGCACCACTTTAGTAAACAAATTTTACTGTAAATTCACAGCAGAGTGTAATCACCGTAAGAAACAATTCATGGgttgctccaggtgccagagctgagattcccctgcagcccacagtGAAGACCACGGTGAAGCAGCTGTACCCCTGCAACCCATGGAGgatcccacagcagagcaggatgctgTGATCCTGCAGgaagcctgtgctggggactgCAGAGCCATGGAGAaaggagcccatgctggagcaggtctgCTGGCAGGA comes from Zonotrichia leucophrys gambelii isolate GWCS_2022_RI chromosome 2, RI_Zleu_2.0, whole genome shotgun sequence and encodes:
- the BAG1 gene encoding BAG family molecular chaperone regulator 1, with the translated sequence MAAPGAPVTVTVTYSNEKHSIQVASQREGGEPTLQDMAVLIEQVTGVPVPFQKLIYKGKSLKELEQPLSALGVKNGCKVMLIGKRNSPEEEAELKKLKDLEKSVEQIANKLEEVNKEFTSIQKGFLAKDLQAEALKQLDKRIKGTAEQFMKTLEQIDAINLPENFSDCKLKKKGLVKRVQVFLAQCDTIEGNIGQEMDKLQSKNLALAE